From Clarias gariepinus isolate MV-2021 ecotype Netherlands chromosome 1, CGAR_prim_01v2, whole genome shotgun sequence:
ttaccacgcaaaaaaaattaaacatgtttaacacgCGAAAGCTCGCGGACCTTGCAGATCTTGCAGtcggctcacggtgcctaatacccctatctcacctatgcggtttgacttaCGGTAAGATGCGATGTTAGGCACCATGAGCTGACGTTTCGCTAACGTTCTGCAAAGTTCTGCATGGTCtgcaagcttccgcgaggaccgccaaaaagatttaacatttttaacttttCACGCGAAAAGATGGAAAAGTAATCACAGCgcaaaaactcgcggtgaagAGTACTGAcggccaccgcgcaaaaccgcGTAGGGTATAAGACCGTATCTCACAGCGagtcaaaccacataggtgagTTGGATGTATTaagcattacaatcactcagaaaaatgaaaggATGCGGGGTttgaagtttatttttataagtttactcccaagtttattttctcatttaactaaatcgaatttcatcataaaagaaaagtccatccagttatggatgatggctaatgatcaatgagacattttttatacaaaaagcagcgagcagctggacatcgggacgCAGAGCGTAAGTCCGCCGCGTTGGCCAGGCACGCGCAGGTCTGAGGAGGTCAAGAagccacctcaggcaaaatatgaaaagggctgaagttttgtctaaacaaacacGAACGTTTCGGGAATCGCGTtaagagaggttaaggtacaacttaagaactacttagcgaaACCGGGCCCTGATCGTTCAGTGATGGTGGACTGCTGTTAAAAATCATTCTGAGGAGACGACACTGACTAACATCTAGCTTTTCGGAGTATtgctgccacctgctggactaAATTAGCGCTGAAGAGTCAAGTTTTATGAGATCTCGCAAAAAGGTTGCTTTTTTGCAAGATCtcgcaaacttttttttttttttttaatgacaaaaaaagacCATTTCcccttcaattttttttcctcgcttaatttttttttcctgtaggcTAATGTATTTTTAGTAGCTCttagtgaattttttttctttatttttttctatctatGTCCCTTTAGGAGCTCAGTAGTTTTATATAGgatagtaatctgtaaaaaaaattatatatatatatatatatatatatatatatatatatatatgaataaatctCATTATAtgttgtaaattaataaaataatttatttacaaggtATGCACATTTCAATAGTATAAATTTTataatggtattagtttttgtttcaataaatattcaatactAAATTTCCATATTGTggaatttccacagcagcagtgaCAGGTATCCAAGGTGCAtatgttaccatggaaacacaCAGAGGAAGTGACATCTTCGCTGGTAAAATTACAGGGTGTTGTTGTCTAAAacctatatatactgtacactttcaGCATTTATAGTCCCTTCcgaaacatgcaaactgcccATACCGTATGCATTTATGCACCCatataccatcagagatgctggCTTTAGAACTGAACGCTGATAACATGCTGGAAGATCTCCCTCCTCTTTAGCCCAAAGGACACGTCATCCATAATTTCCAACAAGAATGTCAAATTTGGACTCGTCTGTCCATAGAACATTTTTCCACTTTgaaacagtccattttaaatgagccttagCACACAGGACACAACGGCGCTTCTGGACCTTGCTCACATATGGCTTCCTTTTTGCATGATAGAGCTTAATTTGGCATTTGCTGATGACACGGCAGATTGTGTTTATTGACAGTGgcttctggaagtattcctgggccCATTTAGTAATGTCAGTGACACAATTATGCAGTTGAGTGATGAGGGCCCGAAGtaaattataaatacaatatagtaaatacaataaaatgcatattttatttagaataaaacgGTGAagtttttttactattattaatgataagcattaaatgaataaatgaatgctcTCTCTGCAaaatttttcaaattcaaagtTTCTCATGGTACATaagaaagcatttttaaaacctgTAGGATATCCAATCAGGTATCGCTTCCCTCGTGAATATTAATAAGCGTTAATAAGTTTAAACTTCACCAGCAACATACAGATATCAGTCAGAATAAACAACGCGCAATATTAAactttgatttaaaagaaatatatctttttatttaaaaaaaaaaaaaaaaactttttttattttacttagacgtgttatttaaaaacaaaaatcccaGGCGTTAAATCCGTCTCCATGGTAACTTCATAAAACTGATAAACTCGCAAATGGAGCGTTGACGCTGAAGGCTCGCGCGCGCCGCTGAGGCAAATCTACGTAAAGAGGAAGCGCGTTGTCTCTTTCCAAAATGGCGGCCACCATAGAGAACAGCGCTGCCGGAGCTGCgaataagaaaaaacatttagggATTCCTGAAGCAGTGTTTGTAGTGAGTAATCACCGCTCAGAGTGATATACAACATGTCTTGAATAACGGACTTTCACTGCatgttattatatttacagtagagATCATGAAGGTTAGCCGTTAGCCATTAGCTGTGCTAACGCAGTTCAGGAGCTGAGGTTCCTCCGAGTCCTTTTAAGGCTGTGGCTGTCGCTGGCTAACAGGCTAAAGCTAACACACGCCTTTATTATAAACCACCAGCGTGGTCCTGCGGGTATTTTCAGTTTGTGGCCGCTTTAAGTGAAATAATTAACTTATTTAAGTCTGTTAAACCGCTTTTCTGAATATTCTTATGTTATTTAGTCTGCTAACGTTGCTGTTCTGTAGATCTAAGCAGTGATGAAGTGTATGATTTGATGAGAGAATTAACATCATGGGGGGAACCAAACACTGAATTCTAGTCCATGTTTATTTAGTACGGgtgtaatcaaaataaaattgtagcctataaataattttatatagtgtttataaattttacattatGACGTATTTATGTTGAGAGACCTGGAGAATTGCTCTGAACTCTCATTAAATCTACTGTATACGTTCCTGCTGGTCCATAAAGATCAGGTTATAAgacttctactgtatatatgaagcTGAAACCTTGTTAGAGAGGAGTACATCAGAAAGACAAGTCTAATGATTTATTCAGTTAATTTAAATTAGTGATGATTAAATTTCTTGGTGCAAAGTCATGTTTTCATCCTTAGTTTAAAGAAGTTAAGACATCCTGATGTTTGTCttacttgtatttttatttatgtatttatttttgaaggCTAGTTTTTATCTAAATCAATTTAGAATTGTCCTGAGCATCTCAATCGTTTAAAGACCTTGCTCAAGCATCTAACATTGACAGCGTGACACTAGTGGGAATCAATCTCGCAATCTTCTGATCAGACTTTTAACCACCGACTCCCCATGCCACACAGCGTAATAAATGTGACCTAGGCAGCATGGTGTCGTAGTggcggggttcgattcccgccttaggTCTGTCTCGCTctatgccctaagtctcatTTGTCTAGTCCTGGGGGACACACATGtcaagtggtatagaagatgaatggaGGAATAAATAGATGTgacttttaattcatttttttcttaaatacacTTGATGTTTTTATAATTCACAAtgggctgtgtcccaaattaCCCACTACTGTGTGTTATTGTAGAAgtgttgtatttttaacaaatgCCACATCCTGAATGTTTGCTGAATGATTGTTGTACTCTTATTTCGGCTCTGTAGGAAGATGTAGATTCGTTTATGAAGCAGCCTGGCAACGACACAGCGGATGCCGTACTGAGGAAGCTTGATGAACAGTACcagaaatataaatacatgGAAGTAAACCtggttcagaaaaaaatgaggttTGAAGAATTTTAATGTTATTCTCGTGAATTGTTGCTTCATGGTCAAAGTATTACTTTGTAGTAAATTAGCATGAACTCAGCAAACATGTTAGCTCAGCTGCCATGACTAAGGCCGGTTTGGCTGCTTATAATTGGCAGATTGAGTTGGTTAGTGTATTTACAGAATGTTCTGTCTGATATGGTAATGATTAGGTTTCTaggaaatttttatttctcatcTAGTTAGTCTGGTGCTTTTATATTTTGCCATCCCATGGAACAGAACATATgagttaaaaatacagtatgttgtcaaACGGAAGACTGTTCATAATTTCTGTTAAGTCAGTAACTATATTGGCTGCCTGTCATTGTATGATTTGGAGGATTCTTTGCCGGATTTAAAAGCAATCACAccagaggaaataaaaaaacatatttaatagacaaatattataaatttctgacattaaaacactaaaaaacaaaacgttCACTGCACTGCTCTAAATGCCTTAATGAGAAAGTTCTCATTTATTATAGACAGCTTCATGTCAGAAGTTTGCTGTTGTATTTCTCTTCCATCACGGCACTGCATTAGAGTCACAGTGTACTTAGTGCACCTATTGTCTAATCACAACAGAGCGTAGTTAGACAAAGTCTACTTTTCCAagagattcaagattcaaagaactttattaatcccagagagaaattgcttattcttggttacagttgctcaGAGTTGTTATCCAATAGaaaggaaaaagtaataaataaggaaaaaaaattataaataaatcttgcACTCCATAAAAAAAACGGCCTTTAAATGAAGTTCAGACTTTATCCGTCACACGTACGTTACTGCACAGCAACATTTATATTCTTTACATATCACAGCTTTGTTggtaggctggggtcagagcgcattTATAATTGCTCTTATTGATCTTTTGGTTCATAACTCCTACTTCACTGATTGTTAAACTCAGAATTATTACTAAATTGTTATAAAAGTGTTTGTGACTATAGTACTTGCAGCTTAAACTGGGGTTCCTTATTAAATGTATcctataaaattttttaagtgTGGCTTTTCAGTCTGATGCATTTttccacttgtttttttttctgtttggcaCAAATTCTTCATACCAATCATGTTAACGTTATGTTGCTCTGTTTCTTAAGGATTTGAAATGTTATTAGGgtattttctatttctcttcATTAAGCATTTGTTTATGTTAAACCTGTGGAAGCTGTAATACGTTCATGAATTATATTGTAATGTGAAAGCGGTCAGTCAATGTGCGTGAGCAAGGATCACTGATAAATTAGatggcattttttctttttcagtttaagACGCATGTTAAAGTTTTGTTTCGTTTGTTTTGCTATTTCAGGTTGAAAAACCAAATTCCACAAATCAAGCAGACGTTAGAAATCTTACGGCACATGCAGAAGAAAAAGGTGATTATAGATTAATTGATCTATTTTTCAGTCTCCATGTGTTATATACATCTAGCTTCCCTTCTGTTCCTGTCTTGTttgttcatatattttttaatgtctttGTCTGTACACAGGACACTACAGATCCAATGGACACACACTTCCTATTGGCTGATAATGTGTACTGCAAGGCCTCTGTTCCGCCCACAGATAAAGTGTGTTTGTGGCTTGGGGTAAGTCCTCGGACACACTTCTGCAGGACTGCGTCAGCTTTTTACCAATGACTCCCTTTAAAGTCGTTTTTAAACAGACGATTCTAAATCATgtcagttttcttttctgtttttaattgaTGGCTTTTTATGGCGAAATCATGAAGATGGATTAGTGGAGAAATGAAAACTTTCAATtcagacaaaaaagaaagagtaaattttttttaagtaaaccgTTTTTTTTACCGTATTAAAGTGCGACTACAAATCTAAATTCTGTCTCATTTTAGACTTTGACATTACCTAAGTAGTGGACTAGTTCTCTCttacctcatttccactacactggtgctggtgccaggtgCTCGGCCGGTGCTGGACTGGGAACCACCGAGAACCggcccgcatttacactagacaggagctcagcgggagctgcatgataatacgtcacaagccacgcccactaaacaaaaacgaacatggccgaagtcagtttattggttattctccaaactatgaaaatgtatttcagtatccaaaagcagttttttgattttctgctgaatctcggcGGATGTCcgaattgctaaaagcgcttttGTTTCGTCCGTGCTTCACATTATCGGACTTTGGGTCtccgccattttttttaaacgctcCCTATATGGTTCCTATGGGTTCTCGCAAagagaccagcagagtttaggggccggtTCGGTGCTCATTTTAGGGCACCGGGACCAATTTCtttctgtggaaaagcgcggcactggttcccaaattgggaaccggcacgggaaccagagcagtggaaaaggggtaaaAAACAGGCTCCACTTTCATTTCCATGTTCGCTGCTTCCTGGGACTGTTAACCAAAATAAACCACAGTGTTCGACTCCATCTTTAGTCTGGTCTGAACTAGCTGAGTGGGAGAGAACAGTGACATGCAGAGCGTGCCACAGAAAGCACCGTTTCACTCAGTTCTTAGGAAAGtctatgttgttgttggtctttcggctgctcccggcaagggatcgccacagcggaatacccagtccgcattACAACTTGGCACCGGTTTTACGCCGGattgcccttcctgacgcaaccctcccattttatccgggcttgggaccggcactgcatcgagaggctggggtttgggcactggctgggaatcgaaccagggccttccgcatggcaggcgaaacgcCTACCACTGAGCAACCTCCCTCactgtatactgtttatatatgcaaattattcTGCATTGTGAAAATCAGCCATGCAGTGTatataccagtcaaaagtttggacacaccttctaattcagtgtttttgtttagcgatttattttcaacaatactggattttttttaaactgtgaaaTTCCACACATGGATTAAGATAATTAACTGACAACAGCAGTCAGTTATTATTTAAAGACGTGTCTCTtagcctttctggaatagtccatgcaagaacaatattgtcaagtgcatttgccaaACCTACCGAGCACCATGATGAAGCTGCCTCTCCAGGTAAGCAAGACCAAAATctatctctgctgcagaggagacatTCATTTAGAGGCTATGAAAGCGTTACAGAGCATAAATAGCCGACTCATCTGAAtgtcaactgttcaaaggagattatttcatatttcggatatttcattgttttataatatagaatttgaatttggaatttgaagatgtgtccaaacttgtATGTTAGAGCGGTAGTGTAGACCACTTACTGTATGATCATGTTTTTGAGTTCTGGGGTACTAACATTTTTAAACCAGTGATGATTGTGGTAGCTGGTCAGCAggtttctttattctttattttttttcttttcctgttacAGGCCAACGTAATGTTGGAGTATGATATAGATGAAGCTCAGACGCTACTGGAGAAGAATCTCGGTACGGCTTCTCGAAACCTGGAGTCTCTAGAAGAAGACCTGGACTTCCTCCGAGATCAGTTTACAACCACTGAAGTCAGTATCCTTACAAAGCTGTGTCTCCAGCCAGGTTACACTCTGGACACTCATTCAAGCAAAGAATAGAAATTTAATTAGATCAGAggttaattatttgttttgtgtagTTTTTGATATTGCATGTAGTTATCGTTAATACTTATGTGCTGCTGGAATTCCTTTTGTTTCAGGTATCGAATAGAGCTAAATCTGAATAGCTGAAATGTGATTAGGCATCTTTTGCCGTTGGCTATTTTACCGGGccttttaaaacaattacaatAAGACACTAACCACTCAGTCTTACAGTATTTAGAATTGTCTGAGTAACATTTTATAAGGCCcggatttgtgatgaaatttcgcATGAACGAAGccgtaaaactaaataaagtttaCAGAAAGCACAAGCACAGTGCAGTGATATGAGACTCATAGccgcagtaaaaaaatatatataataatgcaaatgttttaaagaaggctgtacctCTGTAAGGTACGAGCCCAAACGTGGTGGCTCAGCCCACACTGCAGTTCTTCTTGTGAACGTTCAGCTTGTGGATGAAAagcgatggataacttgtcgccaacttgtggaagagatgtctgtctgtgggaactatacacataatcatttacaaacatTGCTTGCAAAAATCTCAGGAActcgtctgggagttattgcgACATCAGAAGTcccgttttgacttgaacgccgaCTGTATGATTATATGTATGCCTTAACCTTTTCTTCAGACATGGCACGTGTGTATAACTGGGATGTAAAGAGGAGGAGCAAAGATAACCTTCTTAAATCAGCTGAGAAGTCTTAAAGGAGACGTGACGCTTCCCTGTCGGTGAAACGCCCCAGTCAGTTCCCCTCCACACTGTTATCTATTGATTTTGttacttttaaagtattttttcaagtaaaaagGAAATGGAAACGAAACAGAAATCACAAtgtcagttttcttttttccataaaTCAGTAGATATTTGCTTCATTTAACCTGGATGTTGCGcaattgttcatttattttcttcctaCCGAAGTCTGGTGTTCATGACACAGAGTTCAGTTGTTTCCTGTTTATGGGAGAAATGTACTGCTTTTGAAAAAGTCAAAGTGAGAAGACTGGTCAAAGGGGTGAATTGCTGTAAAGGGGGAAAAGTATGTATAATAAACCCTCCAGGGGAAACTGGATGGGTTCGCTGGTTAACCTTCCCATCTGGCCTGACTCCTCTTGCGTCTGTCTTTCCCCTCCTTCTCTTGACTGACTCACTCTGGCTCTTACATctgcttttttctctccctttttaCTTATTTCTCAACTGTATTTATTTGTCAAATTGTTTTCATTAAAACTGAACGAGCAACTCACAATGAAGCTTTAGGGAAAGACATAAAAGTGAAGAAAGTGGTCCGTGTGGTTTTTTTACCCTTCCCCTTACTTTGTTTATGTATTACACTTTATTTGGGTACAGAAGTTGTGCAGCAAAGTAGTGTCGCCCTCTCCCACATTCAAGGTATCTAGTTAAATCATCTGTCCAAAAGCATGTCAGGAAAAGGATTGTTAACTTTACATTGCATCTGTGGATGCCTTTGCACGCTTAGAGTGGTCTGCACTAAGCTGTTCTGCAATCTGAAGTCACCTTAACACTGACCTGGATAAATCATGTACTGGAACTGAACATCAACTCTAATGGGAAACCACATGTACATCTGCACATTCATGGACTTAGCTATTCAACCGATCATTTAGCAGCAGCACAATGCTTACAATCATACGTGCACAGCTCAAGAGCTTCAGCTTATGTTTCCATTAAGCGTCAGATGGATGTGATCTCGGTGACTCTGACCATGACATGTTTAATGGTGTCCTGTATTAACTGGCGAATTTCCCACACAACATCCAAGAGAGTTTATACAGAACGTTAAGATTAACAAAAATCATCCAGTGAACAGCAGGTCTGCAGGTGGGAACTCCTTGTTAAGAACGGATAGACTCATTGGAGCTGACAGGAAGTCTGTAGTAACTTAAACTCTTTACATCCCATGTGAGTAGAAAAGCATCTCGGAGCAAATGCTACTTTTGAGTGGCAGATCACTTCTAGTTCCACCATGTCAGCCAAGAACATGCTCAGAGACTTTACTGTGCACCGACTCACCAAAACtggatgttttaaaatatattgcctaattattttttaattcttcatTTGTCCAGGTGAGTCCTTCCTCCCTGTAGTatcatatgtttgtttttggcgGAGAGTAGTGGAACCTGATACTGAATTACAGTAGTTTATCCATTAGGCTGCTGTCACATGATTGACTAATCAGACATTCTAACTATTTATCTAGGTGTCTTGTTTCAATTAGACTTTAATATTTGCCTTTCATAATAATCTGAgcagtatattttaaaatgatattttaaagtACAACATCAACAATAAACCTAATTTCAAATAGTCTTTGGTTTTCAGGCACTACCTTATGTCCAAAATACCTTCCAAACTACATCCTTGCTGAAATTTAGTTGTTCATTCAAGTTTGCATGCTTCACTCTGTTGCACTGATTTAGTGTTGAATAAGTATAAGACTTTTTAGGTGTTAAATCTTAAAAACCAATTTGGAAATAAAGCAAAATTTTATGTATGGAAGAACATTTTGAACAGTATACATCTAAACTCGTCTAAACACTGGGTTTGGTCAAGGAAttggataaatggataaaatggTACACCTTGTTAATAAGTAAAACAGTTTTAATTCTAAAAACATAAGCAGTGCTCACCAGTGTCTGGTTGCctgcaatgtttttttgctttgataCCACAAATTCATCTTCCAAAGTGCATCTTAAGGCATGAATCATCAGCATGTCTGTCTCtaaggcagtggttctcaaaaattttctgtcattccccacttaaggcggtgggtgaattttcaagccccacttgtcaacaaaataataacgaaaacgggcaagtgtactatttattgaaatatcaatttctaaaccaataacatcaaataacaccaggttcaaaacagataaaatacacatgcaattgttataacaggcttacttcgtcacttatctagagctttctttcaaagaagtcgagtggcttattaacgtgactggggtgttttgtctctaagtg
This genomic window contains:
- the vbp1 gene encoding prefoldin subunit 3, which gives rise to MAATIENSAAGAANKKKHLGIPEAVFVEDVDSFMKQPGNDTADAVLRKLDEQYQKYKYMEVNLVQKKMRLKNQIPQIKQTLEILRHMQKKKDTTDPMDTHFLLADNVYCKASVPPTDKVCLWLGANVMLEYDIDEAQTLLEKNLGTASRNLESLEEDLDFLRDQFTTTEVNMARVYNWDVKRRSKDNLLKSAEKS